The Streptomyces sp. RKAG293 genome includes a region encoding these proteins:
- a CDS encoding MFS transporter, with product MPSGAVPTPGRRSRVHRAWFVAAVTFVTIIGAAAFASLPGLLIEPLHAEFGWSRGMIGFAVSINLALYGITAPFAAALMDRFGIRRVVAAALTTIALGAGLTIFMTQTWQLILCWGILVGTGSGCMALAFAATVANRWFVTRRGLVTGILTAAGAAGQLVFLPLLSWIVEQHGWRPAAATVALSALAVVPFVWLLLRDHPADVGLSAYGAPEFTPKPAPVRGAARRALKALSVAARTGPFWLLAGSFAICGASTNGLIRTHFVPAAHDHGMPVTAAASLLAVIGVFDIAGTIASGWFTDRFEPRRLLAVYYGMRGLSLMFLPQLMADTVHPPMIVFIVFYGLDWVATVPPTIALCRQYYGDDSAIVFGWVLAAHQIGAAVVAFLGGVARDAFGSYDLVWYSSGALCAVAALMVLVIRRGPRRGSRPSRRRELRVPVRPSVFPPLC from the coding sequence ATACCGTCCGGCGCGGTGCCCACTCCCGGCCGGCGGTCGCGGGTTCACCGCGCCTGGTTCGTGGCCGCCGTCACCTTCGTGACGATCATCGGTGCGGCGGCGTTCGCCTCCCTGCCCGGTCTGCTGATCGAACCCCTGCACGCGGAATTCGGCTGGTCACGCGGCATGATCGGCTTCGCCGTCTCCATCAACCTCGCGCTGTACGGGATCACCGCACCGTTCGCCGCCGCCCTGATGGATCGATTCGGCATCCGCCGCGTCGTCGCCGCCGCACTCACCACCATCGCGCTCGGCGCCGGCCTCACTATCTTCATGACGCAGACCTGGCAGCTGATCCTCTGCTGGGGCATCCTCGTCGGCACCGGCAGCGGGTGCATGGCCCTCGCTTTCGCCGCCACCGTCGCCAACCGGTGGTTCGTCACCCGCCGCGGACTGGTGACCGGCATCCTGACGGCGGCCGGCGCGGCCGGACAGCTGGTCTTCCTGCCGCTGCTGTCCTGGATCGTCGAGCAGCACGGCTGGCGGCCCGCCGCCGCGACCGTCGCCCTCTCGGCGCTCGCCGTCGTGCCGTTCGTCTGGCTGCTGCTGCGTGACCACCCCGCGGACGTCGGCCTGTCGGCCTACGGGGCACCGGAGTTCACCCCCAAGCCGGCCCCGGTGCGCGGCGCCGCCCGGCGGGCGCTCAAGGCGCTGTCCGTCGCTGCTCGTACGGGCCCCTTCTGGCTGCTCGCGGGATCCTTCGCGATCTGCGGAGCCTCCACGAACGGCCTGATCAGAACCCACTTCGTACCCGCCGCCCACGACCACGGCATGCCGGTCACGGCCGCCGCGTCCCTGCTCGCAGTCATCGGCGTCTTCGACATCGCCGGAACCATCGCCTCCGGCTGGTTCACCGACCGCTTCGAGCCGCGCCGGCTGCTCGCCGTCTACTACGGGATGCGGGGACTGTCATTGATGTTCCTGCCGCAGCTGATGGCGGACACCGTGCACCCGCCCATGATCGTCTTCATCGTCTTCTACGGCCTGGACTGGGTCGCCACCGTCCCGCCGACCATCGCCCTCTGTCGTCAGTACTACGGCGACGACAGCGCCATCGTCTTCGGGTGGGTCCTGGCCGCGCACCAGATCGGTGCCGCCGTCGTGGCCTTCCTGGGCGGTGTCGCGCGGGACGCCTTCGGCTCGTACGACCTCGTCTGGTACAGCTCGGGCGCGCTGTGCGCGGTCGCCGCGCTGATGGTCCTGGTCATCCGGCGGGGCCCTCGACGAGGATCCCGGCCGTCGCGGCGGCGTGAACTGCGCGTCCCTGTCCGACCCTCTGTTTTCCCGCCCCTGTGTTAA
- a CDS encoding enoyl-CoA hydratase/isomerase family protein, whose protein sequence is MTPTPREDSAEPIDVDDSEPVDPVDSLVLHATDNGVSWITLNRPEAMNAVTWDQRERIIALLDAASADPAVRAVVITATGRAFCAGADLSGGAAAPGERVAGDVARTIRRGAQRLVAAVLDCEKPVIAAVNGTAAGIGAHLAFACDLVLASDRAKFIEVFVRRGLVPDGGGAYLLPRLIGPQRAKELMFFGDDLPAAAAERLGLVNRVVPADDLEKTAREWAERLATGPTRSIALTKQLVNASLDADRSTAFAAEAAAQEINMTTDDAQEGVRSFVERRSPEFRGR, encoded by the coding sequence ATGACGCCCACCCCCCGTGAAGATTCCGCCGAGCCGATTGATGTGGATGATTCCGAGCCGGTCGATCCGGTTGATTCATTGGTACTTCACGCCACTGACAACGGCGTCTCATGGATCACTCTCAACCGCCCGGAAGCGATGAACGCCGTCACCTGGGACCAGCGCGAACGCATCATCGCGCTGCTCGACGCGGCGTCCGCCGACCCCGCCGTCCGGGCGGTCGTCATCACCGCCACCGGCCGCGCGTTCTGCGCGGGCGCCGACCTCAGCGGCGGCGCGGCAGCGCCCGGCGAGCGCGTCGCGGGCGATGTCGCCCGGACGATCCGGCGCGGCGCGCAGCGCCTCGTCGCCGCCGTCCTGGACTGCGAGAAGCCGGTGATCGCGGCGGTCAACGGCACGGCGGCCGGCATCGGCGCGCACCTCGCCTTCGCCTGTGACCTCGTCCTCGCCTCCGACCGTGCGAAGTTCATCGAGGTCTTCGTCCGCCGCGGCCTCGTGCCCGACGGAGGCGGCGCGTATCTGCTGCCGCGGCTCATCGGCCCGCAGCGCGCGAAGGAGCTGATGTTCTTCGGCGACGACCTCCCGGCCGCCGCCGCGGAACGCCTCGGCCTCGTCAACCGCGTCGTCCCCGCCGACGACCTGGAGAAGACCGCCCGCGAATGGGCAGAACGCCTCGCCACCGGCCCGACCCGTTCCATCGCCCTGACCAAGCAGCTGGTCAACGCCTCGCTGGACGCCGACCGTTCGACCGCCTTCGCGGCGGAGGCGGCCGCCCAGGAGATCAACATGACGACGGACGACGCCCAGGAAGGCGTCAGGAGCTTTGTGGAGCGCAGGTCCCCGGAGTTCAGGGGGCGGTGA
- a CDS encoding GlxA family transcriptional regulator, whose amino-acid sequence MTTPDQAGKQRTAARGTAETPATTSADAPAGPFRHQDRHRVAVLVMPGVIPFELGIPARIFGGARTQEGRKLYEVVTCSAVPGLVQTDADFPILVENGPEVLEAADTVVVPATHELDDIYVSGRLSGPLAAAFARIRPGTRVVSICTGSYLLAAAGLLDGRPATTHWDSADHFQRLFPQVKVDPDVLYIDDGDILTSAGVASGIDLCLHIVRRDHGTAIANAVARRTVVPPHRDGGQAQYIQRPLPEPQLASTTGARAWALGRLDRPLTLRELAERESMSVRTFTRRFREEVGISPGQWLVQQRVERARHLLESSDLSVDQVAHRAGFGTAASMRQHLHTALGVSPSAYRRTFNATAATTTTATPAV is encoded by the coding sequence ATGACGACTCCGGACCAGGCCGGGAAGCAGCGCACCGCAGCGCGAGGAACGGCCGAGACCCCGGCCACGACCTCGGCCGACGCCCCCGCGGGACCGTTCCGGCATCAGGACCGGCACCGGGTGGCGGTTCTGGTCATGCCCGGCGTGATCCCCTTCGAGCTGGGGATCCCCGCCCGGATCTTCGGCGGGGCCCGCACCCAGGAGGGCCGCAAGCTCTACGAGGTCGTGACCTGCTCGGCCGTGCCGGGGCTCGTCCAGACCGACGCCGACTTCCCGATCCTCGTCGAGAACGGGCCCGAGGTCCTGGAGGCGGCCGACACCGTCGTCGTCCCCGCGACGCACGAGCTCGACGACATCTACGTCTCGGGCCGACTGTCCGGCCCGCTGGCCGCCGCCTTCGCGCGCATCCGGCCCGGCACCCGCGTCGTGTCGATCTGCACGGGCAGCTATCTGCTGGCCGCCGCCGGTCTGCTGGACGGCCGGCCCGCCACCACCCACTGGGACAGCGCCGATCACTTCCAGCGACTATTTCCGCAGGTCAAAGTGGATCCCGACGTGCTCTACATCGACGACGGCGACATCCTCACCTCGGCCGGCGTCGCCTCCGGAATCGATCTCTGCCTGCACATCGTCCGCCGGGACCACGGCACCGCGATCGCGAACGCCGTCGCCCGCCGCACCGTCGTCCCCCCGCACCGCGACGGCGGCCAGGCGCAGTACATCCAACGGCCGCTCCCCGAACCGCAGCTGGCCAGCACCACGGGCGCCCGCGCCTGGGCGCTGGGCCGGCTCGACCGGCCGCTGACGCTGCGCGAACTCGCCGAGCGCGAGTCGATGAGCGTACGGACCTTCACCCGGCGGTTCCGTGAGGAGGTCGGGATCAGCCCCGGGCAATGGCTCGTGCAGCAGCGCGTCGAACGCGCCCGCCACCTGCTGGAGTCCAGCGACCTGAGCGTCGACCAGGTCGCGCACCGGGCCGGGTTCGGCACGGCGGCGTCCATGCGGCAGCACCTGCACACGGCGCTGGGCGTCTCACCGTCCGCCTACCGCCGCACCTTCAACGCCACCGCCGCCACCACAACCACCGCCACACCAGCAGTCTGA
- a CDS encoding acetate--CoA ligase family protein — MLGSTYSTRSPGPGPAARGASDTDVGGRPLHNTVPDLDRFFRPETVAVVGASDTEGRPNTGITRQLIAWSQRVGARLFPVNPGRETVFDLPCYASVTDLPETVDLAVLLVGDPLPVIEQLAEAKVRFAVAFASGFAETGEEGAAAQTRLAEVVAASGMRLLGPNTNLNAFEKFRDDLTGPAIALITQSGHQGRPLYTLQELGIRISHWAPTGNEADLETADFISYFAEQPEVGAIAAYVEGLRDGRSFTLAADRAARNKVPVVMVKVGRTETGARMAASHTGKLTGSDAVVDAAFKQFGVIRVDGLDQLQDTATLLARAKPPTADGVVVYSISGGTGAHFSDLATAAGLDIPRLSDAKQTELHQWIPDYLNVANPIDNGGHPVGDWRGRKIIDAILADPSVGVLICPITGPFPPMSDKLAQDLADAAESTDKLVCVVWGSPLGTEDAYRTTLLGSSRLATFRTFGNCISAVKSYLDHHHFSAAYRSPFDDAPRTRSSSARKAQALMRAGHQLSEHAAKQMLRAYGIRVPREQLVTSAAGSVRAAGLVGYPVVMKASGAQLGHKTELGLVKIGLTSASQVRDAYRDLTDIARYEGVELDGILVCQMVERGVEMVVGVTQDPLFGPTVTVGLGGVLVEILADAAVRVPPFGEDMARDMLGELRGHRLLEGVRGAPPADVDALVDVVMRVQRMAMELGGDLSELDINPLMVLPRGQGAVALDALAVCR; from the coding sequence ATGCTTGGATCGACATACAGCACCCGCAGCCCCGGCCCCGGGCCCGCCGCACGCGGCGCGTCCGACACCGACGTCGGTGGCCGTCCGCTGCACAACACCGTCCCGGACCTCGACCGGTTCTTCCGGCCGGAGACCGTGGCGGTGGTCGGCGCGTCCGACACGGAAGGACGGCCGAACACCGGCATCACCAGACAGCTCATCGCCTGGTCGCAGCGGGTCGGGGCCCGGCTCTTCCCGGTCAACCCCGGCCGCGAGACCGTCTTCGACCTGCCCTGCTATGCCTCGGTGACGGATCTGCCGGAGACCGTGGACCTCGCGGTGCTCCTCGTCGGTGACCCCCTTCCCGTCATCGAGCAGCTGGCCGAGGCCAAGGTCCGGTTCGCCGTCGCCTTCGCCTCCGGCTTCGCCGAGACCGGCGAGGAGGGCGCCGCCGCGCAGACCCGGCTCGCCGAGGTCGTCGCCGCCTCCGGCATGCGGCTGCTCGGTCCGAACACCAACCTCAACGCCTTCGAGAAGTTCCGCGACGACCTCACCGGGCCGGCCATCGCGCTGATCACACAGTCGGGCCACCAGGGCCGGCCCCTCTACACGCTGCAGGAACTGGGCATCCGCATCAGCCACTGGGCACCCACCGGCAACGAGGCGGACCTCGAGACCGCCGACTTCATCTCGTACTTCGCCGAGCAGCCCGAGGTCGGGGCCATCGCCGCCTATGTGGAAGGGCTCAGGGACGGCCGCTCGTTCACCCTCGCCGCCGACCGGGCGGCCCGCAACAAGGTGCCGGTGGTGATGGTGAAGGTCGGCCGCACCGAGACCGGCGCCCGTATGGCCGCCTCCCACACCGGCAAGCTGACCGGCTCCGACGCCGTCGTCGACGCGGCCTTCAAGCAGTTCGGCGTCATCCGCGTCGACGGGCTCGACCAGCTCCAGGACACGGCGACCCTGCTGGCGCGGGCCAAGCCGCCCACCGCCGACGGCGTCGTCGTCTATTCCATATCCGGCGGCACCGGAGCCCACTTCTCCGACCTCGCCACCGCCGCCGGGCTCGACATCCCGCGCCTGTCCGACGCGAAGCAGACCGAACTCCACCAGTGGATCCCCGACTACCTCAACGTCGCGAACCCCATCGACAACGGCGGTCACCCGGTGGGCGACTGGCGCGGCCGGAAGATCATCGACGCGATCCTCGCCGACCCGTCCGTCGGCGTGCTCATCTGTCCGATCACCGGTCCGTTCCCACCCATGAGCGACAAGCTCGCGCAGGACCTGGCCGACGCGGCGGAGAGCACGGACAAGCTGGTGTGCGTGGTGTGGGGCTCGCCGCTGGGCACCGAGGACGCCTACCGCACCACGCTCCTCGGCTCGTCCCGGCTCGCCACCTTCCGCACCTTCGGCAACTGCATCAGCGCCGTCAAGTCCTACCTCGACCACCACCACTTCTCCGCCGCCTACCGCTCCCCCTTCGACGACGCCCCCCGCACACGCTCCTCCTCCGCCCGCAAGGCCCAGGCCCTGATGCGCGCGGGCCACCAGCTCAGCGAGCACGCGGCGAAGCAGATGCTGCGCGCGTACGGGATCCGCGTGCCGCGCGAGCAGCTGGTCACCAGCGCGGCCGGGTCCGTCCGGGCCGCGGGCCTGGTGGGCTACCCCGTCGTCATGAAGGCGTCCGGTGCGCAGCTCGGCCACAAGACCGAACTCGGCCTGGTCAAGATCGGTCTGACCTCCGCGAGCCAGGTCCGCGACGCCTATCGCGACCTGACCGACATAGCCCGCTACGAGGGCGTGGAACTCGACGGCATCCTCGTCTGCCAGATGGTCGAACGCGGCGTCGAGATGGTCGTCGGCGTCACCCAGGACCCCCTCTTCGGCCCGACCGTCACCGTCGGCCTCGGCGGGGTGCTCGTCGAGATCCTCGCCGACGCCGCCGTCCGCGTACCGCCGTTCGGCGAGGACATGGCCCGCGACATGCTCGGTGAACTCCGCGGCCACCGGCTGCTCGAAGGGGTCAGAGGGGCGCCCCCGGCCGACGTCGACGCGCTCGTCGACGTCGTCATGCGCGTGCAGCGGATGGCGATGGAACTCGGCGGCGATCTCTCCGAACTCGACATCAACCCGCTGATGGTGCTGCCGCGCGGCCAGGGGGCGGTGGCGCTCGACGCACTGGCGGTCTGCCGGTGA
- a CDS encoding flavin reductase family protein: MGHAGMAATAVRYLRSVGAATTAGPVEPLPRPDLRAVGPDERAPVDPGVFRKVLGTFASGVTIVTAPGAEGPTGFACQSFASLSLDPPLVAFMVARTSTTWPKIARAGVFCVNILSDEQGTLCRGFAVSGADKFAGVGWTPAPVTGSPRLAGIPAWIDCTIHAVHTGGDHLIVVGRVNELGCAEPDDADGTTPEAGPLLFYRGRFGRFAQ; the protein is encoded by the coding sequence ATGGGACACGCAGGGATGGCGGCCACCGCCGTCCGGTACCTCAGGTCGGTAGGGGCCGCCACGACGGCGGGCCCCGTGGAACCGCTGCCGCGCCCGGACTTGCGGGCCGTGGGGCCGGACGAACGGGCGCCGGTCGATCCGGGGGTGTTCCGGAAGGTGCTGGGCACGTTCGCGTCCGGGGTGACGATCGTCACCGCTCCCGGGGCGGAGGGCCCGACGGGGTTCGCGTGCCAGTCCTTCGCGTCGCTGTCGCTCGATCCGCCACTGGTCGCGTTCATGGTGGCGCGTACGTCCACGACCTGGCCGAAGATCGCGCGCGCCGGCGTCTTCTGCGTCAACATCCTCAGCGACGAACAGGGCACCCTGTGCCGCGGCTTCGCCGTGAGCGGGGCGGACAAGTTCGCGGGGGTCGGCTGGACGCCCGCCCCCGTCACCGGCTCGCCGCGGCTGGCGGGCATACCCGCGTGGATCGACTGCACGATCCACGCGGTGCACACCGGTGGCGACCACTTGATCGTCGTCGGCCGGGTCAACGAACTCGGCTGCGCGGAGCCCGATGACGCGGACGGGACCACGCCCGAGGCCGGGCCGCTGCTCTTCTACCGTGGACGCTTCGGCCGTTTCGCCCAGTAG
- a CDS encoding Zn-dependent alcohol dehydrogenase, with protein MRGVIFDGTQPQVVDDLEVRGPGPGEVLVAIQAAGLCHSDLSVIDGTIPFPVPVVLGHEGAGIVEAVGPGVTHVEPGDHVALSTLANCGTCAQCDRGRPTMCRKAIGYPGRPFSRQGKDLFNFASNSAFAEKTVVKAVQAVKIPKEIPFTSAALIGCGVLTGVGAALNRAKVDRGDTVVVIGTGGIGLNVLQGCRIAGATRIVAVDANPAKGDVARQFGATDFIDASAVDDTVAAVRELLPTGADHTFECVGNVKLIRQAIDLLDRHGQAVLLGVPPADAEASFLVSSMYLDKSILGCRYGSSRPQRDIALYAELYRQGRLLLDELVTETYPVEDFAKAADDAHHGRVARGVLTF; from the coding sequence ATGAGAGGCGTCATTTTCGACGGCACACAGCCCCAGGTGGTCGACGACCTGGAGGTCCGCGGCCCAGGCCCCGGCGAGGTGCTGGTCGCCATCCAGGCCGCGGGCCTGTGCCACAGCGATCTGTCCGTCATCGACGGCACGATCCCGTTCCCCGTCCCCGTGGTCCTCGGCCACGAGGGCGCCGGCATCGTCGAGGCGGTCGGCCCCGGCGTCACCCATGTCGAGCCCGGCGACCACGTGGCGCTGTCGACCCTCGCCAACTGCGGCACCTGCGCGCAGTGCGACCGCGGCCGCCCGACCATGTGCCGCAAGGCGATCGGCTACCCGGGCAGGCCCTTCTCCCGGCAGGGCAAGGACCTGTTCAACTTCGCCTCGAACTCGGCCTTCGCGGAGAAGACCGTGGTCAAGGCCGTCCAGGCGGTCAAGATCCCGAAGGAGATCCCCTTCACCTCCGCCGCCCTGATCGGCTGCGGCGTCCTGACGGGCGTCGGCGCCGCGCTCAACCGCGCCAAGGTCGACCGCGGCGACACGGTCGTCGTCATCGGCACCGGCGGCATCGGCCTCAACGTCCTCCAGGGGTGCCGGATAGCGGGCGCCACCCGGATCGTCGCCGTGGACGCCAACCCCGCCAAGGGCGACGTGGCCCGGCAGTTCGGCGCCACCGACTTCATCGACGCGTCCGCCGTGGACGACACCGTCGCGGCCGTCCGCGAGCTGCTGCCGACCGGCGCCGACCACACCTTCGAATGCGTCGGCAACGTCAAACTCATCCGCCAGGCGATCGACCTCCTCGACCGGCACGGCCAGGCCGTCCTGCTGGGCGTTCCGCCGGCCGACGCCGAAGCGAGCTTCCTGGTGTCGTCCATGTACCTGGACAAGTCCATCCTGGGCTGCCGGTACGGCTCGTCCCGCCCGCAGCGCGACATCGCGCTCTACGCCGAGCTCTACCGCCAGGGCAGGCTGCTGCTCGACGAACTGGTCACCGAGACCTACCCCGTCGAGGACTTCGCGAAGGCCGCCGACGACGCCCACCACGGCCGGGTGGCACGGGGGGTGCTCACGTTCTGA